In Orbaceae bacterium lpD02, the DNA window GTATAGTCGAAAAAACCCATTAAGTAGCTCTCACAGTTTTTAAAATCACGCCACTTGAGTTTATTGGTTATTTCCATGGGGATAGCTGACATTAACGAAACCATTTTTTTGACTGCCGAAAGATGATTATTATTTGATTTAATATCATTATAATAATTCTCCATCTCTAAAATAGTCGGCTCTCTCAGCTGTACTGATTCATATTTTAACGAATTATCATTATTTGCAATTGGAGTTATTAACGTAATAACTTTCGTTGATTCAAATTCGTTTTTTTCTGTAATTGATTGCATTATTACCCCTCGCTTAACGATCCGCCTTCAAATTTGAGGCTAAATACGGCATCATCTGATGATACCTCTTGTGTTTCAACGCTCCACATATTACTGCCAGTAAGCATCTTACCGTTTGCTAGTTCGACGCTAATAGTAACATTCACCATCTTATTAAAATCTGCGACCGTGGTCCCACCACTATCTCGGACATCACAAGAAATAAAAGGGGCAATATGCGTCTCTTTATAACCGTGAACACCATCCATTCCAACTAATGTTTCTCTCTTAATTTTTGATGCTTGATATTTAAAATTACCGACAACCATAATTGATTGGCCATCAATAGTGACATAAGCTGTGCCAGCTAATAAGGTCATAATTTCCCCTTTTCCCCACACGAATGTGGGGAATATAAATTAATTGTTTACTCGATTCCTAAATTGATTTTTAACAGCAAAAACACGTAATGCACTGATTAATGTTCCCGGCCAAATAACATCAACACGATCTGGATTTTGAGCGTTAATTTCAACAATAAGCTCTTTAGCAAAAGTATCGGCACCTTGTACATATCCGTTATTTTCAAGCCACCTGTATTGCGCAATAAGCTCACTTTTTATGATTTTAGGTGTAACAATTGAGGAACCCGGCGGAAAGCGAGTACCATCTGCTGCTAACTTCATTCGAGCAAGCTTGCTGGTCACTTTAGCTTTCATATAGCGCATAACAAACATCAATAAAAACATGCGTTCAACTTGCAGGTAACTATCATCTTCATCACCAAATTTATTTTTTTGATAATTCGTAATAATATTTTCAATTCGAACCGTTTTATCGTCATCAACGCTATATGTAGATATTCCGCTGTAAAGTAGATTGTTACGCTCGTTTAAATCAAAAATAGACGACAACGATGGCGCTAATACTTTGTTAATTGACAACGTTTGAAGTGGCCGACCAGGATCATTTCGTAAACTCACCGCTGCGGCGCCGGCATAAGCAGCCGACCAGCAATAAGCCGAGGTTGGAGAGTCATAAACACCCAAAATCGAGCCGTGCTGATCGTTCCGTGATTCGCCTAGCGTCGTAATCTCGCCATACGTACCGCTACAAGCACTAAAAAAATGGCCATACAACTGTGAGGCATAGCTCCAGCGCCCAACATCATCAGATAGAAAGTCTTTCAGCGTGTTAAGCGATGTTATATCGGTATAAGGGTTGATAATAAAATCAAACGTTTTATCACTTAAATTTGCCAGTGCAGAGGCAAGATCAGGAACGCCTGCGCCGCCACTCATATTTTGGATAGTGATCCCCATTCCGGTCGGTGTATATTCACTTCCTGAGCTGCCTAAATAATTCAAAATAATTTTGATGTCATTACCATGAGCACCTAAATTTTTAGCCGTAAGTGTAACGGTATAATCTGAAACGGCTGCTTTGACTGGCAGTTCTGACTTAGCATTAATTCGCTCTGCTATATTTACAGCGATAGTTTCTTTTGCTTGATTCGGTGTTGCGGTTAACTGTAATTTAGTACCAGCAACGTACAAGCTAATCAATCCACTTTCGGTAGGTGCTGAATCAATAATGATTTTACCAACTGCGGCAATCATTGATTCACTATCATCTTCAAGCGGTAAGATATAAATTTTACCTGATGTATCATTTCCGCTGTAAGCCGTAAATTGATTGTGCAGCATAGAGCCTTGACCAGCTAATGTGATAACTGTACTCGCAGATGAAACAACCACCGCTTCATTTGCAGTAGCACTACCTGACGCAAGTTTTTGACCAATAATCAGCGTGTTTTGCGAAGCAACCGCATTATTGGCCATCGAATTATCAAGCTCAATATAAAATAACG includes these proteins:
- a CDS encoding phage tail sheath subtilisin-like domain-containing protein; the encoded protein is MIGFDNIPNNLRVPLFYIELDNSMANNAVASQNTLIIGQKLASGSATANEAVVVSSASTVITLAGQGSMLHNQFTAYSGNDTSGKIYILPLEDDSESMIAAVGKIIIDSAPTESGLISLYVAGTKLQLTATPNQAKETIAVNIAERINAKSELPVKAAVSDYTVTLTAKNLGAHGNDIKIILNYLGSSGSEYTPTGMGITIQNMSGGAGVPDLASALANLSDKTFDFIINPYTDITSLNTLKDFLSDDVGRWSYASQLYGHFFSACSGTYGEITTLGESRNDQHGSILGVYDSPTSAYCWSAAYAGAAAVSLRNDPGRPLQTLSINKVLAPSLSSIFDLNERNNLLYSGISTYSVDDDKTVRIENIITNYQKNKFGDEDDSYLQVERMFLLMFVMRYMKAKVTSKLARMKLAADGTRFPPGSSIVTPKIIKSELIAQYRWLENNGYVQGADTFAKELIVEINAQNPDRVDVIWPGTLISALRVFAVKNQFRNRVNN
- a CDS encoding phage tail tube protein, with the translated sequence MTLLAGTAYVTIDGQSIMVVGNFKYQASKIKRETLVGMDGVHGYKETHIAPFISCDVRDSGGTTVADFNKMVNVTISVELANGKMLTGSNMWSVETQEVSSDDAVFSLKFEGGSLSEG
- a CDS encoding phage tail assembly protein; this translates as MQSITEKNEFESTKVITLITPIANNDNSLKYESVQLREPTILEMENYYNDIKSNNNHLSAVKKMVSLMSAIPMEITNKLKWRDFKNCESYLMGFFDYTPE